In the Thermococcus sp. MAR1 genome, one interval contains:
- a CDS encoding DUF302 domain-containing protein gives MKGEMNEMENGGMKGHGKMGGMKRMKGKGKMKGGCKGHGKGMEGMGKGHHGMHGMEEPKKEYAYVREVETGFDETVARVKEELKKEGFGVLSEVRVDQLFKEKLNLDMEPYVILGACNPKFSSELIGIDINSGTFLPCNLVVYVKDGKTYVSLLLPTKAMSITGNDELLEVAAKVEEILGDIVKRI, from the coding sequence ATGAAAGGCGAAATGAATGAAATGGAAAACGGCGGAATGAAGGGCCACGGGAAAATGGGTGGCATGAAGAGAATGAAAGGTAAGGGAAAGATGAAGGGTGGCTGTAAGGGCCACGGCAAGGGAATGGAAGGTATGGGAAAGGGCCACCACGGAATGCACGGAATGGAGGAACCCAAGAAGGAGTACGCCTATGTCAGAGAGGTTGAAACAGGTTTCGATGAGACCGTGGCGAGGGTCAAGGAGGAGCTTAAGAAGGAGGGCTTCGGTGTCCTCAGTGAGGTCAGGGTTGACCAGCTTTTCAAGGAGAAGCTCAACCTTGACATGGAGCCATACGTCATCCTCGGCGCCTGCAACCCGAAGTTCTCAAGCGAGCTCATAGGCATAGACATCAACAGCGGTACCTTCCTGCCCTGCAACCTGGTGGTGTACGTGAAGGACGGAAAGACCTACGTGAGCCTGCTGCTCCCGACGAAGGCCATGAGCATAACCGGGAACGACGAGTTGCTTGAGGTCGCGGCGAAGGTCGAGGAGATTTTGGGCGACATTGTGAAAAGAATCTGA